One window of Candidatus Caccoplasma merdavium genomic DNA carries:
- a CDS encoding Bax inhibitor-1/YccA family protein — translation MENNYSYSGSSVQTAQVSLMKSLYLWMSIALAVTGITAMAVDASYSLQQLLFGGRYTFLVLAIAEVALVIYLTARITRMSFATAMVSFLAYSFLNGLTLSVIFLAYTKASIASTFFVTAGTFAAMSLYGYFTKKDLSSWGNIFFMALIGLIIASVVNIFWANSTLYWVITYAGVLIFVGLTAYDTHRIKQVLANQEINESTQKLALLGALTLYLDFINMFLYLLRIFGDRR, via the coding sequence ATGGAAAACAATTATTCTTACAGTGGGTCGAGCGTGCAGACCGCACAAGTGTCCCTCATGAAAAGTCTTTATTTGTGGATGAGTATCGCTTTGGCCGTTACCGGTATTACCGCCATGGCCGTTGATGCTTCCTATTCGTTGCAGCAATTACTCTTTGGCGGAAGATATACATTTCTGGTATTGGCGATTGCCGAGGTGGCGTTGGTCATCTACCTTACGGCTCGCATTACCCGTATGTCGTTTGCCACGGCCATGGTGAGTTTCCTGGCTTACTCGTTCTTGAACGGGCTTACCCTCTCGGTGATTTTCTTGGCTTATACCAAAGCGTCGATTGCATCGACCTTTTTTGTGACGGCCGGCACGTTTGCTGCCATGAGCCTCTATGGTTATTTTACCAAGAAGGACCTCTCTTCGTGGGGAAACATCTTCTTTATGGCTCTCATCGGTCTCATCATTGCTTCGGTGGTGAACATCTTTTGGGCCAACTCCACGCTTTATTGGGTCATCACTTATGCCGGTGTGCTCATCTTCGTAGGTCTCACGGCTTATGACACCCACCGCATCAAACAGGTGTTGGCCAATCAGGAAATAAACGAGAGTACGCAGAAACTGGCTTTGCTGGGCGCTCTCACCCTGTATCTCGACTTCATCAACATGTTCCTCTACCTGTTGCGCATCTTTGGCGACCGTCGTTGA